In Natrinema amylolyticum, the following are encoded in one genomic region:
- the mbhE gene encoding hydrogen gas-evolving membrane-bound hydrogenase subunit E, translated as MSPDLAMVIAAVALPFVVAALTPVVFRVLGEGTGFVGTVVALTSFGLLATQYGEEGAVGIEWVPALDIALRFYVDGWALLFAMLACGIGALIFTYSPAYMHGESGLVRYYAALLAFMGSIVGVALAADLVAIFLFWELTSLASFVLIGYYTADDSSQYAARMAMFITVGGGLFLLVGLLLLSLVASDILGPGAAFNLAAMLESPETMQSALRERGLFLPVLGLLAIGAGTKSAQVPLHFWLPNAMAAPTPVSAFLHSATMVKVGVYFIGRVRPMLVSAEWLFLFATLGLTTMTVCAIMAVASTDIKELLAYSTASHLGLMIAGFGFTSVYGAETGVFHLLNHALFKAALFLVAGIVAHEAGTREIDELGGLRHDLPVTAAITTVVALSMAGIPPFNGFYSKELLFEAAVEASHHHDIGLLGWLYPAVAVFGSIFTVLYSLRFLSLFFGDRPDALGHVHRPPVTLLIPPTVLALLAAVVSVDPQLAVDAIVQSGLEATAVDPHEMHTGIPTSYSPALGMSAVTIGVGLVAYPAYGRLHDGIRSVPRAVPPIGANWWYDTVVDGLSDEGRAFAETVHNGMLRTYATWTLAATCALALTGFVAAGAIAPTELGLEVSMAIALVLLVAVIGGVAVVTSESHIAGVLTLSILGFMVAIFYILASAPDLALTQLVVETLVLVIFLLVIEEIPEHYEIEVGKIARDAVLSVAVGATAFVTVLVTTGARPDGSSEIARAYAEQAVPQGGGTNIVNVTLVDFRGFDTLGELAVVALAAISILTLIVMRGRDEGDALTDTPADDELPGGELTDNGPAGTRRDGGGSAGGDDE; from the coding sequence ATGTCACCCGACCTGGCGATGGTCATCGCCGCGGTCGCGTTACCGTTCGTCGTCGCAGCACTCACGCCGGTAGTCTTTCGCGTCCTCGGAGAGGGAACCGGATTCGTCGGGACCGTCGTGGCGCTCACCTCGTTCGGCCTCCTCGCGACCCAGTACGGGGAAGAGGGGGCCGTCGGGATCGAGTGGGTCCCCGCTCTCGACATCGCGCTCCGGTTCTACGTGGACGGCTGGGCGCTGCTGTTCGCGATGCTGGCGTGTGGAATCGGTGCGCTCATCTTCACCTACTCGCCCGCGTACATGCACGGTGAGTCGGGGCTGGTCAGGTACTACGCCGCCCTGCTCGCCTTCATGGGATCGATCGTCGGCGTCGCGCTCGCCGCCGACCTGGTCGCGATCTTCCTCTTCTGGGAACTCACCAGTCTTGCGTCGTTCGTCCTGATCGGCTACTACACCGCCGACGACTCCTCACAGTACGCCGCCCGGATGGCCATGTTCATCACTGTCGGCGGCGGCCTCTTCCTGCTCGTCGGCCTCCTCTTGCTCTCGCTGGTCGCGAGCGATATCCTCGGTCCCGGAGCCGCGTTCAATCTCGCCGCGATGCTCGAGAGTCCCGAGACGATGCAATCCGCCCTGCGAGAGCGAGGGCTGTTCCTGCCGGTCCTGGGGCTGCTCGCGATCGGCGCGGGAACCAAGTCCGCGCAGGTCCCGCTCCACTTCTGGCTCCCGAACGCGATGGCGGCCCCGACGCCCGTTTCGGCCTTCCTCCACTCCGCGACGATGGTCAAGGTCGGCGTCTACTTTATCGGGCGCGTCCGCCCCATGCTCGTGAGCGCCGAGTGGCTGTTTCTCTTCGCGACGCTCGGCCTGACGACGATGACCGTCTGTGCGATCATGGCCGTCGCGTCGACGGACATCAAGGAACTGCTCGCCTACTCGACGGCGAGTCACCTCGGGCTGATGATCGCCGGGTTCGGCTTCACGTCGGTCTACGGCGCTGAGACCGGCGTCTTCCACCTGCTCAATCACGCGCTGTTCAAGGCCGCGCTGTTCCTCGTCGCCGGCATCGTCGCCCACGAAGCGGGCACTCGAGAGATCGACGAACTCGGCGGGCTCCGTCACGATCTGCCGGTGACCGCGGCGATCACGACCGTCGTCGCGCTCAGCATGGCTGGTATCCCGCCGTTCAACGGCTTCTACTCGAAGGAACTGCTCTTCGAGGCCGCCGTCGAGGCGAGCCACCACCACGATATCGGTCTGCTAGGATGGCTCTACCCCGCCGTCGCCGTCTTCGGAAGCATCTTCACCGTCCTCTACTCGCTGCGATTCCTCTCGCTGTTCTTCGGCGACCGGCCCGACGCGCTCGGCCACGTCCACCGTCCGCCCGTCACGCTCCTCATCCCGCCGACCGTGCTGGCGCTGCTCGCCGCGGTTGTCAGCGTCGACCCCCAACTCGCCGTCGACGCCATCGTCCAGTCCGGCCTCGAGGCGACGGCGGTCGACCCCCACGAGATGCACACCGGCATCCCGACGTCGTACTCGCCCGCGCTGGGGATGAGCGCCGTCACGATCGGCGTCGGACTCGTCGCGTATCCGGCCTACGGCCGGCTCCACGACGGGATTCGGTCGGTTCCACGGGCGGTGCCGCCGATCGGGGCGAACTGGTGGTACGATACCGTCGTCGACGGTCTCAGTGACGAGGGACGGGCGTTCGCCGAAACGGTTCACAACGGCATGCTCCGGACCTACGCGACGTGGACCCTCGCGGCGACCTGTGCGCTCGCTCTCACCGGGTTCGTCGCGGCCGGTGCCATCGCACCGACCGAACTCGGCCTCGAGGTCTCGATGGCCATCGCGCTCGTCTTGCTCGTCGCGGTGATCGGCGGCGTCGCCGTCGTCACCTCCGAGTCACACATCGCCGGCGTCCTCACACTCTCGATCCTCGGGTTCATGGTCGCCATCTTCTACATCCTCGCGAGCGCGCCCGACCTCGCCCTGACCCAGCTCGTTGTCGAGACGCTCGTGCTCGTGATCTTCCTGCTCGTGATCGAGGAGATCCCCGAACACTACGAGATCGAGGTCGGGAAGATCGCCCGCGACGCCGTCCTCTCCGTCGCCGTCGGCGCGACCGCGTTCGTGACGGTGCTGGTCACGACCGGCGCGCGCCCCGACGGCTCGAGCGAGATCGCCCGCGCCTACGCCGAGCAGGCCGTTCCCCAGGGCGGCGGAACGAACATCGTCAACGTGACCCTCGTCGACTTCCGGGGCTTCGACACACTCGGCGAACTCGCCGTGGTCGCGCTCGCCGCGATCTCGATTCTGACACTGATCGTCATGCGAGGTCGCGACGAGGGCGACGCACTCACTGATACGCCGGCCGACGACGAACTACCCGGCGGCGAGCTGACGGACAACGGACCGGCCGGAACCCGTCGCGACGGCGGCGGATCCGCCGGGGGTGACGACGAATGA
- a CDS encoding tRNA uridine(34) 5-carboxymethylaminomethyl modification radical SAM/GNAT enzyme Elp3, whose protein sequence is MSTETPEPTETEAFERVCETLVERILAGDVERDEVEKAKLEACSEHSAPKVPKNSELLDYAPEEHREDLETVLQRKPVRTASGVSPVAIMTSPERCPHGKCLYCPGGPDSEFSSSQSYTGEEPAAARGVQNDYDPYGQVTLRLEQLRQIGHPVDKVELILMGGTMTARSHDYQEWFVKRALEAMNDYDVDKEPEPAQGVSFAEDPEEYEFEYLEDVIAENETADIRNIGTTFETKPDWCDPEQIDRMLDLGGTKVEVGVQTTYERVNRDMHRGHGVQESIDANQRLRDSAFKVGFHMMPGQPGMSKEMCLEDFRRLFEQEQWKPDYLKIYPTLVVRGTATYDWWHKDEYEPLSNDEAADLVAEIKDMIPRYTRLQRVQRDIPADFIDAGVWKSNLRQLARKRMDEHGWTCDCIRCREAGMHDEEPDDVELDVMTYEACGGTEHFISFEDFEKDLLVGFCRLRFPNDPVRPELENTALIRELHVYGSEVSMGDEGETDQHQHQGYGRRLMNRAEELAADAGYDKLSVISGIGAREYYRNKLGYHQDGPYVSKRL, encoded by the coding sequence GTGAGTACCGAGACGCCAGAACCGACCGAAACCGAAGCGTTCGAGCGGGTCTGTGAGACGCTCGTCGAACGGATCCTCGCCGGCGACGTCGAGCGCGACGAGGTCGAGAAGGCCAAGCTCGAGGCCTGTTCGGAACACTCGGCGCCCAAGGTGCCGAAGAACTCCGAGCTGCTGGATTACGCGCCCGAGGAGCACCGGGAGGACTTAGAGACCGTGCTCCAGCGCAAGCCGGTCCGGACGGCCTCCGGCGTCTCGCCGGTCGCGATCATGACGTCGCCCGAGCGGTGTCCCCACGGCAAGTGTCTCTACTGTCCCGGCGGCCCCGACTCCGAGTTCTCGTCGTCACAGAGCTATACGGGCGAGGAGCCCGCGGCCGCCCGCGGGGTCCAGAACGACTACGATCCCTACGGACAGGTGACGCTCCGGCTTGAGCAACTGCGCCAGATCGGCCACCCCGTCGACAAGGTCGAGCTCATCCTGATGGGCGGGACGATGACCGCCCGCAGCCACGACTATCAGGAGTGGTTCGTCAAGCGCGCGCTCGAGGCGATGAACGACTACGACGTCGACAAGGAGCCCGAACCGGCTCAGGGCGTCAGCTTCGCCGAGGATCCCGAGGAGTACGAGTTCGAGTACCTCGAGGACGTCATCGCGGAGAACGAGACCGCGGACATCCGCAACATCGGGACGACCTTCGAGACGAAGCCGGACTGGTGTGACCCGGAGCAGATCGATCGGATGCTCGACCTCGGCGGGACGAAAGTCGAGGTCGGCGTCCAGACGACCTACGAGCGGGTCAACCGCGATATGCACCGCGGCCACGGCGTTCAGGAGTCGATCGACGCTAACCAGCGATTGCGGGACTCGGCGTTCAAGGTCGGCTTCCACATGATGCCGGGCCAGCCCGGCATGTCGAAGGAGATGTGTCTCGAGGACTTCCGGCGGCTCTTCGAACAGGAACAGTGGAAGCCCGACTACCTGAAGATCTACCCGACGCTCGTGGTGCGGGGCACCGCGACCTACGACTGGTGGCACAAAGACGAGTACGAGCCGCTGTCGAACGATGAGGCCGCGGATCTAGTCGCGGAGATCAAGGACATGATCCCCCGATACACGCGGCTCCAGCGCGTCCAGCGGGACATCCCGGCGGACTTCATCGACGCCGGCGTCTGGAAGTCGAACCTCCGACAGCTCGCCCGCAAGCGCATGGACGAGCACGGCTGGACGTGTGACTGCATCCGCTGTCGCGAGGCCGGGATGCACGACGAGGAACCCGACGATGTCGAACTCGACGTGATGACCTACGAGGCCTGCGGCGGCACGGAGCACTTCATTTCCTTCGAGGACTTCGAGAAGGACCTGCTGGTCGGCTTCTGCCGACTCCGGTTCCCGAACGATCCCGTTCGGCCGGAGCTCGAGAACACGGCGCTGATCCGAGAGCTCCACGTCTACGGATCGGAGGTGTCGATGGGTGACGAGGGCGAGACCGACCAGCACCAGCATCAGGGCTACGGCCGCAGACTGATGAACCGCGCCGAGGAACTCGCGGCCGACGCCGGCTACGACAAACTGAGCGTGATCTCCGGTATCGGCGCGCGGGAGTACTACCGGAACAAACTCGGCTATCATCAGGACGGCCCCTACGTCAGCAAGCGCCTGTGA
- a CDS encoding ZIP family metal transporter: MSPFGEVILVATIAGCTTGIGALPLLLTDRISHRVYDGSLGLAAGIMVGAAVFALVLPGLEMGSPLEVVAGILGGGGFLLAVNAVFPHLHLLFRGERVEGTRELDPAGDLPSVEERAVTEPIRDGGDDLRRAALVGGTVTIHNVPEGLAVGIAFASGETALGLAIATAIAVQNVPDGFAMAVPAVRAGVSAPKTLLYTTLSGGVPEPIAAAIGFSLVAVVSGLFPVAAGFAAGAMIAVVFRELIPSSHGHGYADTATAAFVVGFAIMLVVDTVLAV, encoded by the coding sequence ATGTCACCCTTCGGCGAAGTCATCCTCGTCGCCACGATCGCGGGCTGTACGACGGGGATCGGCGCGCTTCCGCTCTTGCTCACCGACCGGATCAGCCACCGCGTCTACGACGGCTCGCTCGGACTCGCGGCGGGAATCATGGTCGGCGCTGCCGTCTTCGCGCTCGTCCTGCCCGGCCTCGAGATGGGGTCGCCGCTCGAGGTCGTCGCCGGTATCCTCGGGGGCGGCGGCTTCCTCCTCGCCGTCAACGCCGTCTTCCCCCACCTCCATCTCCTGTTCCGCGGGGAACGCGTCGAAGGGACGAGAGAACTCGATCCCGCCGGTGACTTACCGTCGGTCGAGGAGAGAGCCGTCACCGAACCGATCCGCGACGGTGGCGACGACCTCCGACGGGCCGCTCTCGTCGGCGGCACCGTCACCATCCACAACGTCCCCGAGGGGCTGGCCGTCGGCATCGCGTTCGCCAGCGGCGAAACAGCGCTCGGACTCGCCATCGCGACGGCGATCGCCGTCCAGAACGTTCCCGACGGGTTCGCGATGGCGGTCCCCGCCGTTCGGGCGGGCGTCTCCGCACCCAAGACGCTCCTCTATACCACCCTCTCGGGCGGCGTTCCGGAACCGATCGCCGCGGCCATTGGCTTCTCGCTCGTCGCGGTCGTCTCCGGACTCTTCCCCGTCGCCGCCGGCTTCGCCGCCGGCGCGATGATCGCCGTCGTCTTCCGGGAACTTATCCCCTCGAGTCACGGCCACGGCTACGCCGACACTGCGACGGCGGCGTTCGTCGTCGGGTTCGCGATCATGCTCGTCGTCGATACCGTCCTCGCGGTCTGA
- the rqcH gene encoding ribosome rescue protein RqcH produces the protein MDPKRELTSVDLAALVGEFGAYEGAKVDKAYLYGDDLVRLKMRDFDRGRMELILEVGEVKRAHTVAPERVPDAPGRPPQFAMMLRNRLSGADFAGVEQYEFDRILEFVFERDDGTTRIIVELFGQGNVAVTDGEYEVIDCLETVRLKSRTVVPGSRYEFPDTRTNPLTVSREAFDHEMDDSDTDVVRTLATQLNFGGLYAEEVCTRAGVEKGMDIDDADEDVYDRLYETIERLALDIRNGNFDPRLYLETEDEDGDDADGDEANGGSDDRVVDVTPFPLEEHDDLDGEPYDSFLSALDDYFFRLELAEEEEPDPTDQRPDFESEIAKHERIIEQQQGAIEGFEEEADALREQAELLYAEYGLVDDILSTIQGARERDRSWEDIRERFEEGAEQGIDAAEAVVEVDGSDGTVTVEIDDERIDLDAQQGVEQNADRLYTEAKRVEEKKEGALAAIENTREDLADAERRRDEWEADESGGGDGDEDDEDESDLPRDWLSEPSIPIRENEPWFDRFRWFHTSDGYLVIGGRNADQNEELVKKYLEPGDKVLHTQAHGGPVTVLKATDPSEASSSDIELPESSVEEAAQFAVSYSSVWKDGRYAGDVYAVDSDQVSKTPESGEYLEKGGFAIRGDRTYYRDTAVGAAVGIQCEPYTRVIGGPPSAIEDTAVTTIELEPGRYAQADAAKRLYRRFRERFEDETFVRKIASPDRIQHFMPPGGSRIKDE, from the coding sequence ATGGATCCAAAGCGGGAGCTGACAAGCGTCGACCTCGCCGCCCTCGTCGGGGAATTCGGTGCCTACGAGGGGGCAAAGGTCGACAAAGCGTACCTCTACGGCGACGACCTCGTCCGGCTCAAGATGCGGGACTTCGATCGGGGCCGCATGGAACTGATCCTCGAGGTCGGCGAGGTCAAGCGGGCGCACACGGTCGCCCCCGAACGGGTTCCCGACGCCCCCGGCCGACCGCCGCAGTTCGCGATGATGCTCCGCAATCGGCTCTCCGGGGCCGACTTCGCCGGTGTCGAGCAGTACGAGTTCGACCGCATCCTCGAGTTCGTTTTCGAGCGCGACGACGGGACGACCCGGATTATCGTCGAACTGTTCGGCCAGGGCAACGTTGCGGTCACCGACGGCGAGTACGAGGTGATCGACTGCCTCGAGACCGTCCGCCTGAAGTCCCGGACCGTCGTCCCGGGCTCGCGCTACGAGTTCCCCGACACCCGGACGAACCCGCTGACCGTCTCGCGGGAGGCGTTCGACCACGAGATGGACGACTCCGATACGGACGTGGTTCGGACGCTCGCGACCCAACTGAACTTCGGCGGGCTCTACGCCGAGGAGGTGTGTACCCGCGCCGGCGTCGAGAAGGGGATGGACATCGACGACGCCGACGAGGACGTCTACGATCGGCTCTACGAGACGATCGAGCGCCTCGCGCTCGACATCCGGAACGGTAACTTCGATCCGCGGCTCTATCTCGAGACCGAGGACGAGGACGGCGACGATGCGGACGGTGACGAGGCGAACGGCGGGAGCGACGACCGCGTCGTCGACGTCACGCCGTTCCCGCTCGAGGAGCACGACGACCTCGATGGCGAACCCTACGACTCGTTCCTCTCCGCGCTGGACGACTACTTCTTCCGGCTGGAACTCGCGGAGGAAGAAGAGCCCGATCCGACCGATCAGCGGCCCGACTTCGAGTCGGAGATCGCCAAACACGAGCGCATTATCGAGCAACAGCAGGGGGCGATCGAGGGGTTCGAGGAGGAGGCCGACGCGCTGCGAGAGCAGGCCGAACTGCTCTACGCGGAGTACGGACTGGTCGACGATATCCTCTCGACGATTCAGGGGGCCCGCGAACGCGATCGCTCGTGGGAGGACATCAGAGAGCGATTCGAGGAGGGGGCCGAGCAGGGCATCGACGCCGCCGAGGCGGTCGTCGAGGTCGACGGCAGCGACGGGACGGTCACGGTCGAAATCGACGACGAACGGATCGATCTCGACGCCCAGCAGGGCGTCGAGCAGAACGCCGACCGGCTCTACACCGAGGCCAAGCGCGTCGAGGAGAAGAAAGAGGGCGCACTCGCGGCCATCGAGAACACCCGCGAAGACTTAGCGGACGCCGAGCGCCGCCGCGACGAGTGGGAGGCCGACGAGAGCGGCGGTGGGGACGGAGACGAGGACGACGAGGACGAGTCGGACCTCCCGCGCGACTGGCTCTCGGAACCGTCCATTCCGATCCGCGAGAACGAGCCCTGGTTCGACCGCTTCCGCTGGTTCCACACCAGCGACGGCTACCTCGTGATCGGCGGCCGCAACGCCGACCAGAACGAGGAGCTGGTAAAAAAATACCTCGAGCCCGGGGACAAGGTCCTCCACACGCAGGCCCACGGCGGTCCCGTCACCGTGTTGAAGGCGACCGACCCCAGCGAGGCCTCCTCGAGCGATATCGAACTGCCCGAATCGAGCGTCGAGGAGGCCGCTCAGTTTGCCGTCTCCTACTCGTCGGTCTGGAAGGACGGCCGCTACGCGGGCGACGTCTACGCCGTCGACTCCGATCAGGTCTCGAAGACCCCCGAGAGCGGCGAGTACCTGGAGAAGGGCGGGTTCGCGATTCGGGGCGACCGGACCTACTACCGAGACACGGCGGTCGGCGCGGCGGTCGGAATTCAGTGCGAGCCGTACACGCGAGTCATCGGCGGCCCGCCGTCGGCCATCGAAGACACGGCGGTGACGACGATCGAACTCGAGCCCGGGCGGTACGCCCAGGCCGACGCGGCCAAGCGGCTCTACCGCCGGTTCCGCGAGCGGTTCGAGGACGAGACGTTCGTCCGGAAGATCGCGAGCCCCGACCGGATTCAGCACTTCATGCCGCCGGGCGGGAGCCGAATCAAAGACGAGTAA
- a CDS encoding HTH domain-containing protein yields MIDANTASTETVRIEVFLRNNASAAVVEPLREIVARARRLEKRAIAADVRVETWTSVRPALERLSDAGPSVSLTVDAFESWADREGYTLRPAFERHETESMLGHRPVAEIQVPTICVAVYEDDDLRCVAPCSDGDRTYTVEDCLDALEDGSTEPFTDPGEPLRDRFGDTIDNAAQTEKGE; encoded by the coding sequence ATGATCGACGCAAACACAGCTTCCACCGAGACGGTTCGGATCGAGGTGTTTCTCCGAAACAACGCGTCCGCGGCCGTCGTGGAACCGCTCAGAGAGATCGTTGCGCGAGCGCGGCGTCTCGAGAAGCGAGCGATCGCGGCCGACGTGCGCGTCGAGACGTGGACGTCGGTGCGACCCGCACTCGAGAGACTCAGTGATGCCGGGCCGTCGGTGTCGCTCACCGTCGACGCGTTCGAGTCCTGGGCCGACCGCGAGGGGTACACGCTCCGCCCGGCGTTCGAACGGCACGAGACCGAATCGATGCTCGGTCACCGCCCCGTCGCCGAAATTCAGGTACCGACGATCTGCGTCGCCGTCTACGAGGACGATGATCTCCGGTGCGTCGCACCCTGCTCGGACGGCGACCGCACGTACACCGTCGAGGACTGTCTCGACGCGCTCGAGGACGGCAGTACCGAGCCGTTCACCGACCCGGGCGAACCGCTCCGAGACCGATTCGGCGACACCATCGATAACGCCGCGCAAACGGAGAAAGGGGAGTAG
- a CDS encoding mRNA surveillance protein pelota, translated as MQIKDREQVEGGRERVTVVPESVDDLWHLQYVLEPGDRVAGDTTRRIQRNDDQMRDTGGEREHMWVAIAVDDVEFHKFANRLRVGGEIVASSREDQLNFHHTLNVEPRDEISIEKRFKPDQEARLEEAEEATENPDVAIATVEEGQAHVHTVAQYGTEERATITGTTGKGEYARGRSELFEELATVLKRLEVDAIILAGPGFTKQDAYKHLEENEPEVAELITMVDTAAVGDRGVHEVLKRGAVADVQEETRIESEAEYIDELTRRIADGAKAAYGPEQVKKAAEFGAIERLLVLDDRLQKERGPDGEWAISVDEIVRTTEQKGGDVTVFSSEFPPGQQLSNLGGIAALLRYRLE; from the coding sequence ATGCAGATCAAAGACCGGGAGCAGGTCGAGGGCGGCCGCGAGCGGGTCACGGTCGTCCCCGAGAGCGTCGACGACCTCTGGCACCTGCAGTACGTCCTCGAGCCCGGCGACCGCGTCGCGGGCGATACGACTCGGCGAATCCAGCGCAACGACGACCAGATGCGGGACACGGGCGGCGAACGCGAGCACATGTGGGTCGCCATCGCCGTCGACGATGTCGAGTTCCACAAGTTCGCCAACCGGCTGCGGGTCGGCGGCGAGATCGTCGCCTCGTCCCGCGAGGACCAGTTGAACTTCCACCACACGCTCAACGTCGAGCCGCGCGACGAGATTTCGATCGAGAAGCGGTTCAAGCCCGATCAGGAGGCCCGCCTCGAGGAGGCCGAGGAGGCCACCGAGAACCCGGACGTCGCGATCGCGACCGTCGAGGAGGGACAGGCCCACGTCCACACGGTCGCCCAGTACGGCACCGAGGAGCGGGCGACGATCACTGGCACGACCGGCAAGGGCGAGTACGCCCGCGGCCGCTCGGAGCTGTTCGAAGAGCTCGCGACGGTCCTCAAACGCCTCGAGGTCGACGCGATCATCCTCGCCGGCCCGGGCTTTACGAAGCAAGACGCGTACAAGCACTTAGAGGAGAACGAGCCCGAGGTCGCCGAGTTGATCACGATGGTCGACACGGCGGCCGTCGGCGACCGCGGCGTCCACGAGGTGCTCAAGCGGGGCGCGGTCGCGGACGTCCAGGAGGAGACCCGCATCGAGAGCGAGGCCGAGTACATCGACGAGCTCACGCGGCGTATCGCCGACGGTGCCAAGGCGGCGTACGGCCCCGAACAGGTGAAAAAGGCAGCCGAGTTCGGCGCGATCGAACGCCTGCTCGTGCTCGACGATCGACTACAGAAGGAGCGCGGTCCCGACGGCGAGTGGGCGATCAGCGTCGACGAGATCGTCCGCACGACCGAGCAGAAAGGCGGCGACGTGACTGTTTTCTCGAGCGAGTTCCCGCCAGGTCAGCAGCTCTCGAACCTCGGCGGCATCGCGGCGCTGTTGCGATATCGCCTCGAGTGA
- a CDS encoding TrmB family transcriptional regulator, with protein MSGDETEAVDAFEQLGLTSYEAKVFIALHRLSAGTARDVADIADVPRSQVYSVAESLEDRGLLEVQQSNPIRYRPVSVEEARETLREQFEREQDRAFEYVETVRKEPDGEETQEDIWTVRGRDRVADRTVDILSQAEDRIVFGTRLPELVTTPIERTLAERVAAGVTVVVVSRTEAVQERFADVEGVTVERPPAHRTDDERSGRIVIADDDSILLSVLGGEDGETAIWSSGSLFASVLIQLIEASDEMRVE; from the coding sequence ATGAGCGGCGACGAAACCGAGGCTGTCGACGCCTTCGAACAGCTCGGCCTCACCAGCTACGAGGCCAAGGTATTCATCGCGCTCCATCGGCTGAGCGCAGGCACGGCCAGGGACGTCGCCGACATCGCGGACGTGCCGCGCTCGCAGGTCTACAGCGTCGCGGAAAGCTTGGAGGACCGCGGCCTGCTCGAGGTCCAGCAGTCGAACCCGATCCGGTACCGGCCGGTCAGCGTCGAGGAGGCTCGAGAGACGCTCCGAGAACAGTTCGAGCGCGAGCAGGATCGGGCGTTCGAGTACGTCGAAACCGTCAGAAAGGAACCGGACGGCGAGGAAACCCAAGAGGACATCTGGACGGTTCGCGGCCGGGACCGCGTCGCCGATCGGACGGTCGATATTCTCTCGCAGGCCGAGGACCGGATCGTCTTCGGGACCCGCCTTCCGGAACTCGTCACGACGCCGATCGAACGGACGCTCGCGGAGCGCGTCGCGGCCGGCGTCACGGTCGTCGTCGTCAGTCGAACCGAGGCCGTCCAGGAACGGTTCGCCGACGTCGAGGGCGTCACCGTCGAGCGCCCGCCGGCCCACCGGACGGACGACGAGCGGTCCGGGCGGATCGTCATCGCCGACGACGATAGCATCCTGTTGAGCGTCCTCGGCGGCGAGGACGGCGAGACGGCGATCTGGAGTTCGGGCTCGCTGTTCGCCTCCGTGCTCATCCAACTGATCGAGGCCAGCGACGAGATGCGCGTCGAGTGA